A stretch of the Candidatus Woesearchaeota archaeon genome encodes the following:
- a CDS encoding small nuclear ribonucleoprotein (Enables 3` processing of polyadenylated mRNAs and tRNA precursors), whose product MDPSRPLDALNLNRNKKVLVETKNNKQFIGALKAFDIHINTVLDDAEEYIDGQLKRKLGTVFIRGDTIVMISPAT is encoded by the coding sequence ATGGATCCATCAAGACCATTAGATGCGTTGAATTTAAACAGAAACAAAAAAGTTTTAGTAGAAACAAAGAATAATAAACAATTTATCGGAGCATTAAAAGCTTTTGATATACATATTAACACAGTTTTAGATGATGCTGAAGAATATATCGACGGTCAACTTAAAAGAAAGTTAGGAACTGTTTTTATAAGAGGAGATACAATAGTTATGATTTCACCTGCTACTTAA